Proteins from a single region of Candidatus Saccharibacteria bacterium:
- a CDS encoding glycosyltransferase family 39 protein gives MIRKLIDAIFHRQTVTWPERHFMPIVIAGVVLTMAISLAIGLNQSVWFDEAYSIMLAKQSTAELLHLTAIDTHPPLYYLLLQGWAAIFGWSEVALRSLSVLAMGGAALVGTLLVKKLFGVRVALIALPFIVFAPFLLRYGFEIRMYALASFIGVAATYTLVSALQARDKQRQWKLYALYALLVAIGVYTLYYTVLLWLAHLAWLVWTAKKDKQPILRAPWFVALGGSVAFFLPWLPTFISQVGNGALAAISQPLTIDNLIGIVSFMFVYQPTWQLTALMSLVIVFVITALIVLSIRAWKNADKKQHSYLLLLALYILGPIAILTLVSLVKPMYVERYLSHVMIAGSMLVGVVVALALAKKPTKRIIAMSIGLFAVMLIGVVQLANVGNYNFQRLQIPAVKEIASSIKDCGKDTTVFAADPYTAIELAYYLPDCEIRFYSETLELKGGYAPLSNNTLHVANPESELANSKKLVYVYYDEQKLKMPATLTEVSNLSIGPLQAATFSAE, from the coding sequence ATGATACGAAAACTCATCGATGCTATTTTTCACCGACAAACTGTTACGTGGCCAGAACGGCATTTTATGCCAATCGTTATAGCCGGCGTTGTGCTAACTATGGCAATAAGCCTTGCTATTGGACTTAACCAAAGTGTTTGGTTCGACGAAGCGTACTCTATTATGCTTGCCAAACAGTCGACAGCCGAGCTGCTGCACCTTACGGCTATCGACACGCACCCGCCACTGTACTATTTACTTCTTCAGGGGTGGGCGGCGATATTTGGCTGGAGCGAGGTGGCGCTTCGTAGTCTGAGTGTTCTGGCTATGGGCGGCGCGGCTTTGGTAGGGACGCTGCTAGTGAAGAAGCTATTTGGTGTTCGCGTGGCGCTTATCGCATTGCCGTTTATTGTGTTCGCGCCATTTTTGCTACGCTACGGGTTCGAGATTCGCATGTACGCACTCGCTTCGTTTATTGGTGTTGCAGCAACCTACACACTAGTAAGTGCACTGCAGGCGCGTGATAAGCAGCGTCAGTGGAAACTGTATGCGCTGTATGCACTTTTGGTGGCAATTGGCGTTTACACGCTGTACTATACAGTACTGCTATGGCTTGCACATTTGGCGTGGCTGGTGTGGACGGCAAAAAAAGACAAGCAGCCGATTTTGCGTGCGCCGTGGTTTGTGGCGCTGGGTGGCAGTGTGGCGTTCTTTTTGCCTTGGCTACCAACCTTTATTTCGCAGGTAGGCAATGGCGCTTTGGCGGCAATTTCGCAGCCACTTACCATCGATAATCTTATTGGTATCGTATCGTTTATGTTCGTGTATCAACCTACATGGCAGTTAACGGCGCTGATGTCGCTGGTGATAGTGTTTGTTATTACGGCGCTGATTGTACTGTCTATTCGCGCATGGAAAAATGCCGATAAAAAGCAGCATTCGTACTTACTACTTTTGGCGCTGTATATTTTGGGGCCGATAGCGATACTAACGCTCGTGTCGTTGGTGAAGCCTATGTATGTGGAGCGCTACCTGTCGCATGTGATGATTGCTGGCAGTATGCTAGTGGGTGTTGTTGTGGCGCTGGCGTTGGCGAAAAAACCAACAAAGCGAATAATTGCAATGAGTATTGGCTTGTTTGCAGTAATGCTGATTGGTGTGGTGCAGCTGGCGAACGTGGGTAATTACAATTTTCAACGCCTGCAGATTCCTGCGGTGAAAGAAATCGCCAGTTCAATTAAAGACTGTGGCAAAGACACAACTGTTTTTGCGGCGGACCCCTACACAGCAATAGAACTTGCGTATTACTTGCCAGATTGTGAGATTCGTTTTTACAGTGAGACACTTGAACTAAAAGGTGGCTACGCACCGCTTTCAAACAATACACTTCATGTAGCCAACCCAGAATCTGAACTGGCGAACAGCAAAAAGCTAGTATACGTTTACTACGATGAGCAAAAGCTGAAAATGCCAGCGACGCTTACCGAAGTCTCGAACCTTTCTATTGGTCCGCTGCAAGCGGCAACCTTTAGCGCGGAATAA